A genome region from Clostridium pasteurianum includes the following:
- a CDS encoding prepilin peptidase, translating into MILIFMFAPIMSELIQIGVSKLCKKNEKNLKEFITICIVLEISYILFYSKYRVNLQFFKYSSVITFMVFISLIDIKTRSVYFFTSVSLFFVNLLFIILGYLNGGEIKIYLYGGIVMAGISLTLTLFKVFGCGDVEMLTICGMFVGIYKSFFVLILSSVLCGIYGIYKLLKNRSLKNDRVAFVPYITAALIMIIAY; encoded by the coding sequence TTGATTTTAATATTTATGTTTGCCCCAATTATGAGTGAGCTTATTCAAATTGGAGTTTCAAAACTTTGCAAAAAAAATGAGAAAAATTTAAAAGAATTTATAACTATATGTATTGTTCTTGAAATATCTTATATTCTCTTTTATTCAAAATATAGAGTGAACTTACAGTTTTTTAAGTACTCGTCTGTAATAACTTTTATGGTATTCATATCATTAATTGACATTAAAACTAGGAGCGTATATTTCTTTACCTCAGTCAGTTTATTTTTTGTAAATCTTTTGTTTATTATATTAGGTTATTTAAATGGAGGAGAAATTAAGATTTATTTGTATGGTGGAATAGTTATGGCAGGCATTTCTTTAACTTTGACTCTTTTTAAAGTTTTTGGCTGTGGAGATGTAGAAATGCTTACAATTTGCGGTATGTTCGTTGGAATATATAAAAGCTTTTTTGTATTAATCTTATCTTCTGTTCTTTGTGGAATTTATGGCATTTATAAGTTATTAAAAAATAGAAGTTTAAAAAATGATAGAGTAGCTTTTGTGCCATATATAACCGCTGCTTTAATAATGATAATTGCATATTGA
- a CDS encoding DUF5697 family protein, with amino-acid sequence MYYINTRQEKILELISKFGCMRYKNINKLAHIKDLKRQFKNLIRQNRIELVCDDIYVLKGKKELDKKMIKALDLYVYLINDMKMQIKCCMIEKFPFKLALFKENRAFDIAVIDEGEEVIYSGAVNRSFGERVIIILDNKKQAEKIKINKMVKYCTVKHGAVNFFEKVSEVDE; translated from the coding sequence ATGTATTATATAAATACAAGGCAGGAAAAGATACTTGAGCTTATTAGTAAATTTGGCTGCATGAGGTATAAGAACATAAATAAATTAGCTCATATAAAAGATCTTAAAAGACAATTTAAAAACCTTATAAGACAAAATAGAATTGAGTTAGTTTGTGATGATATATATGTTTTAAAAGGTAAAAAAGAGTTAGATAAAAAAATGATAAAAGCATTGGATTTGTATGTTTATTTGATTAATGATATGAAAATGCAAATTAAATGTTGTATGATTGAAAAGTTTCCTTTTAAATTAGCTTTGTTTAAAGAAAATAGGGCTTTTGATATAGCCGTAATAGATGAGGGAGAGGAGGTAATTTATTCGGGAGCAGTAAATAGAAGTTTTGGTGAGAGAGTAATAATAATCTTAGACAATAAAAAACAGGCAGAAAAAATAAAAATAAATAAGATGGTGAAGTACTGCACAGTTAAACATGGTGCAGTTAATTTTTTTGAAAAGGTGAGTGAAGTAGATGAATAA
- a CDS encoding GerAB/ArcD/ProY family transporter: MRIENGVISGSQLTFLIAGLLQASALTVTFVSGITKQNTWIVLTGGFIIALFLLQIYTALSKKFPGKNLIEINDVIYGSYFGKAISILYISYFGYIVAANFRFTADFLSAYLFNRTYTIVFIIIISMVSMYAIKKGIETIARAAFILSILAFIVSAIITISVIKDAHLSNFLPFFQMNFNDFIQGTNIMVSIPFGEMISFLMIFPYVNNIEKVKKSAFAGLIIGGTYFFIVVFRDTSVLGRLGYINALSPFETTRVINIGQIITRMEALISLMLLFNEFMKICIMYYSTVLSIAQFFKLQSYKPLVVPVGIIGAIFSIIMFDSPVEHMYFASNIYVILVIPIVVILPIISLIVASIRKLNQNALRDNT, encoded by the coding sequence ATGCGAATAGAGAACGGTGTAATATCAGGTTCACAACTAACATTTTTAATTGCTGGTTTACTTCAGGCATCTGCACTTACAGTAACTTTTGTAAGTGGGATAACAAAGCAAAATACTTGGATAGTTTTGACGGGTGGATTTATTATAGCTTTATTTTTATTACAAATTTATACAGCTTTAAGTAAAAAATTTCCGGGAAAAAATTTAATAGAAATAAATGATGTAATATATGGAAGCTATTTTGGTAAGGCCATATCTATATTATATATTTCCTATTTTGGATATATAGTTGCTGCTAATTTTAGATTTACTGCCGATTTTCTTTCTGCATATCTTTTTAATAGAACATATACTATTGTATTTATAATAATAATTTCAATGGTTTCTATGTATGCAATAAAAAAAGGTATAGAAACTATTGCTAGGGCCGCTTTTATTCTGAGTATATTGGCATTTATCGTAAGTGCGATAATTACAATAAGCGTTATTAAAGATGCGCACTTATCAAATTTTTTACCTTTTTTTCAAATGAATTTTAACGATTTTATTCAAGGAACAAATATTATGGTATCTATTCCATTTGGTGAAATGATATCATTTTTGATGATTTTTCCATATGTTAATAATATAGAAAAAGTAAAAAAATCTGCATTTGCAGGATTAATTATAGGAGGGACATATTTTTTTATTGTTGTTTTTAGAGACACATCTGTACTTGGGAGATTAGGATATATTAATGCTTTATCACCATTTGAGACAACAAGAGTTATAAATATAGGACAAATTATTACAAGGATGGAAGCATTAATTTCTCTGATGCTGCTATTTAATGAATTTATGAAAATATGTATTATGTACTATTCAACAGTACTATCAATAGCACAGTTTTTCAAATTACAATCCTATAAGCCTTTAGTAGTTCCTGTTGGGATTATAGGTGCCATATTTTCAATTATTATGTTTGATTCACCTGTAGAACATATGTATTTTGCTTCTAATATATATGTTATATTAGTTATACCAATAGTAGTTATACTTCCTATTATTTCTTTAATTGTAGCTTCAATTAGAAAATTAAATCAGAACGCTTTAAGAGATAATACATAA
- a CDS encoding VirD4-like conjugal transfer protein, CD1115 family, with protein MRKYIVDLSKIGDMYKNPLRSFSMLACDNTVRKGFLLEFLLFTISLVVIYFFFRNMEIGGEQSGVNYLKDNGTQGTANWMSAKEADMVLGIGTEKGLVFGSIKDGIRSKMVTLSPDTFFNKNIAVFGASGSMKSRSFVRPNIMQIAELGESMILTDPKAEIFESMSQFLKNKGYNVKALNLVNMVNSDRWNPLNEVTDDISAQSFAETVMANTKAPGARQDEFWDKTEMNLLKALVLYVVKENPKEERNLSAVYSMLALNDPSTIDAVFGALSPSHAAKMPYNIYSQASENVRTGVVIGLGSKLQVFQNKLVQDLTCKSDINLTLPKKEKCAYFCITSDMESTFDFIAGLFFSFLFIKLVKYADYAVKEGQKDVYFILDEFPNIGAIPDFTKKISTMRSRGISSCVIFQNIAQLKNRYPNDGWSEIIGNCDSRLFLGATDIITAEFVSKLLGTATVNDVSLSKSAGFEGMMDFGKITNRTVKRNLMNPDEILRLPNEKEILILRGQKPLILDKMDYTKHRLSKFMRPIKVSDYKPEWTQKYFEEIDKKSVRDTVSESSNNLESDNPDDEELPIEEYQSTEPKNKTNRKSNFW; from the coding sequence ATGAGAAAATATATAGTCGATTTATCTAAAATAGGAGATATGTATAAAAATCCACTGCGAAGTTTTAGTATGCTTGCATGTGATAACACAGTACGTAAAGGCTTTTTATTGGAATTTTTACTTTTTACGATTAGCCTTGTTGTAATATATTTCTTTTTTAGAAATATGGAAATAGGAGGGGAGCAGAGTGGTGTCAATTATCTTAAGGATAATGGAACCCAAGGAACAGCAAACTGGATGAGTGCAAAAGAGGCAGATATGGTACTAGGTATTGGGACTGAAAAAGGTCTGGTATTTGGAAGTATAAAGGATGGTATTAGAAGTAAAATGGTTACTCTATCGCCGGACACTTTCTTCAATAAAAATATAGCTGTGTTTGGAGCTTCTGGCAGTATGAAAAGCAGAAGTTTTGTAAGGCCTAATATAATGCAGATAGCTGAACTTGGTGAGTCTATGATTTTAACAGATCCAAAGGCTGAAATTTTTGAATCTATGTCTCAGTTTCTAAAGAATAAAGGTTATAATGTTAAGGCCTTAAACCTAGTTAATATGGTTAATTCCGATAGATGGAATCCATTAAATGAAGTAACAGACGATATTTCAGCTCAAAGTTTTGCCGAGACTGTCATGGCAAATACAAAAGCACCAGGGGCAAGGCAGGATGAATTTTGGGACAAAACCGAAATGAATTTACTTAAAGCCTTAGTTTTATATGTAGTTAAGGAAAATCCAAAAGAAGAGAGAAACTTATCAGCAGTTTATTCAATGCTTGCTTTAAATGATCCTTCAACCATAGATGCAGTATTCGGAGCTTTATCTCCATCACATGCAGCTAAAATGCCTTATAATATATATTCGCAGGCCAGTGAAAATGTAAGGACAGGAGTTGTCATAGGATTAGGTTCCAAGCTTCAGGTATTTCAGAATAAATTAGTACAGGATTTAACTTGTAAAAGTGATATAAATTTAACACTTCCTAAAAAAGAAAAGTGTGCATACTTCTGCATAACATCTGATATGGAGTCGACTTTTGATTTTATAGCAGGGTTATTTTTTTCGTTCCTTTTTATAAAGCTTGTTAAATACGCTGATTATGCAGTAAAGGAAGGACAGAAGGATGTATATTTTATCTTGGACGAGTTCCCCAATATTGGTGCTATTCCTGACTTTACAAAGAAAATATCAACCATGCGTTCAAGGGGGATTTCAAGCTGTGTAATATTTCAGAATATAGCACAGCTTAAGAATAGATACCCTAATGATGGGTGGTCCGAAATTATAGGAAATTGCGATAGCAGATTATTTTTAGGAGCTACTGATATAATCACAGCGGAATTTGTATCAAAACTTTTAGGGACTGCTACAGTAAATGATGTTAGTTTGAGTAAATCAGCAGGTTTTGAGGGTATGATGGATTTTGGAAAGATAACAAATAGAACTGTTAAGAGAAATCTTATGAATCCAGATGAGATATTAAGACTTCCAAATGAAAAGGAAATACTTATTTTAAGAGGGCAGAAGCCTCTAATACTTGATAAGATGGATTATACAAAACACAGGCTTTCAAAGTTTATGCGACCTATAAAGGTGAGTGATTATAAACCTGAATGGACACAGAAATATTTTGAGGAAATAGATAAAAAATCAGTTCGAGATACTGTTAGCGAAAGTAGTAATAATTTAGAAAGTGACAACCCCGATGATGAAGAACTTCCAATAGAAGAATATCAAAGCACAGAACCTAAAAATAAAACAAATAGAAAATCTAATTTTTGGTAA
- a CDS encoding C39 family peptidase, with protein MKIKFYMIKIFSAVMLLSIILTFNVKAYSNKENYPDFKNYAESFMKKFNSNCKLNNSIVLYSFQGDKQALFFSSNSSGYIIINLSNRKVIEFSPKKNNKFILDRDKKYFYNGPLAYFEEDNNEIIDCKTKQRIGLLKDLKKVYYQNMPNKDSIKSFKSNLGSDNETYTLKNKLPHYEYNPDGRCVITAATMLLAYYAKYWNAYNDYVSVDNLTHECNFSDELLYYVTGVTRLENNKGIYIGSLLDGIKKYLIECQHASNIMNFTFISYFNINDYRSLITRVIKEDKPIILGLSAMKPYCTKLGHAVTAWGYCNINSNEFFMIDDGWGNDFTYADPTYVDSIFF; from the coding sequence TTGAAAATCAAATTTTATATGATAAAGATTTTTTCTGCTGTTATGTTACTAAGTATAATTTTAACATTTAATGTCAAAGCGTATTCAAATAAGGAGAATTATCCGGATTTTAAAAATTATGCTGAAAGTTTTATGAAGAAATTCAATTCAAACTGTAAGCTGAATAATAGTATTGTTTTATATAGTTTTCAAGGAGATAAGCAAGCTCTATTTTTTTCATCAAATAGTAGTGGATATATAATAATAAACTTAAGTAATCGTAAAGTTATAGAATTTTCACCTAAAAAAAATAATAAATTTATTTTGGATAGAGATAAAAAATATTTTTATAATGGACCATTGGCTTATTTCGAAGAGGACAATAATGAGATTATTGATTGTAAAACAAAACAAAGGATAGGTTTATTAAAAGATTTAAAGAAAGTATATTATCAAAATATGCCTAATAAAGATTCAATTAAAAGTTTTAAATCAAATTTGGGCTCCGATAATGAAACATATACATTGAAAAATAAATTGCCACATTATGAGTATAATCCAGATGGTAGATGCGTTATTACTGCTGCTACTATGTTATTGGCATATTATGCAAAGTATTGGAATGCTTATAATGATTATGTTTCCGTGGATAATCTTACGCATGAATGTAATTTTTCTGATGAGTTGCTATATTATGTAACAGGAGTAACAAGGCTTGAAAACAATAAAGGAATATATATAGGTTCACTTTTGGATGGTATAAAAAAATATTTGATAGAATGTCAGCATGCTTCTAATATTATGAACTTTACCTTTATAAGTTATTTTAATATAAATGATTATAGAAGTCTTATTACGAGAGTTATTAAAGAAGATAAACCTATAATATTAGGACTTTCTGCAATGAAACCTTATTGTACTAAATTAGGGCATGCAGTTACAGCTTGGGGATATTGCAATATAAATAGCAATGAATTTTTTATGATAGATGATGGTTGGGGAAATGATTTTACATATGCTGATCCTACATATGTAGACTCAATTTTCTTCTAA
- a CDS encoding type II toxin-antitoxin system SpoIISA family toxin — protein sequence MKLVILIYYGVVIIYLIISTIFYWIDDLKFSLYLNKLRKTFYLIAILGVILCILSGYINTYDWKNLIYYMAAVVVVDIAVFETPSISKFANAEFKSNEIMSKITSENERTFDIIENKQKVFLSIIQDAECYFEQRNIGSIKIFDEYKKELLEYLNKYTNIFEIEVYMYEVKYSNDTDLINSIKEVLENIIIKNSLKIRKGVLERISKNISMGQIQKLDSKIHLIPIFSGEYSYIILISSEDIIDTDIMNVLYMVNIFLIYRNSYFILKNNNINDKINI from the coding sequence ATGAAATTAGTGATTTTAATATATTATGGTGTTGTAATTATTTATTTGATTATAAGTACTATATTTTATTGGATAGATGATTTAAAATTCTCTTTGTACTTGAATAAATTAAGAAAAACATTCTATTTAATTGCTATATTAGGCGTTATATTGTGTATTTTAAGTGGTTATATCAACACTTACGATTGGAAAAATTTAATATATTATATGGCAGCAGTGGTTGTAGTTGATATAGCTGTATTTGAAACGCCTAGTATATCTAAATTTGCAAATGCAGAATTTAAGAGTAATGAAATAATGAGTAAAATCACAAGTGAAAATGAAAGAACATTTGATATTATTGAGAATAAACAGAAAGTATTTTTAAGTATAATTCAAGATGCTGAATGTTATTTTGAACAGCGAAACATTGGTTCAATTAAAATTTTTGATGAATATAAAAAAGAATTATTAGAGTATTTAAATAAGTATACAAATATTTTTGAAATTGAAGTTTATATGTATGAAGTGAAATATTCTAATGATACTGATTTGATAAACAGCATAAAAGAAGTACTTGAAAATATAATAATTAAAAATAGTTTGAAAATAAGAAAAGGGGTACTAGAGAGGATAAGTAAAAACATCAGTATGGGACAAATACAAAAATTAGATAGCAAAATACATTTAATACCTATATTTAGTGGAGAATATTCATATATTATTCTAATATCCAGTGAAGATATTATTGACACTGATATAATGAATGTACTTTACATGGTAAATATTTTTTTGATATACAGAAATAGTTACTTTATTTTGAAAAATAATAATATTAATGATAAAATTAATATATAA
- a CDS encoding macrolide family glycosyltransferase has product MSKVLFLNMPAHGHVNPTLGIVSELVKHGENVTYFCTNEFKSKIEQAGANFKSYNEKTNPLTKKQNINIKPNLKYYLNHLSEIIKSIDVIISDILEQINGIKYDYIVYGSMFPVGKIIAQILKVPSVASFAVFATAKELMEQRREFINVNELKNHPVNNVYKDVSQQLKIKYDVELPDNMFELFFNKGDINIAYTSKYFVAHTEYYDDSFKFIGPPIYDRKENIDFPFEKLKGKKVAYISLGTVFNNTDNKLYDVFFKTFANTDFTVVMSAYNLELSKFDIPDNFIVRNYVPQSKILKYTDVAITHAGMNSTSDLIYNNVPFVAIPIGADQPYMAGRAAELKATISLDKDKLTPKILKSSVEKVLYDSSYLKNIKKISNSFKQTGGYKKAIEEIFKLKKLKHILN; this is encoded by the coding sequence ATGTCAAAAGTACTTTTCTTAAATATGCCTGCCCATGGGCATGTTAATCCGACCCTAGGAATTGTGTCTGAATTAGTGAAACACGGTGAAAATGTGACCTATTTCTGCACTAATGAATTTAAAAGCAAAATTGAACAAGCCGGTGCCAATTTTAAAAGCTATAACGAAAAAACAAATCCATTGACAAAAAAACAAAACATTAATATTAAACCCAATCTTAAGTATTATTTAAATCATTTATCTGAAATAATAAAATCAATTGATGTTATTATTTCAGATATTTTGGAGCAGATTAATGGTATAAAATATGATTATATTGTTTATGGATCTATGTTTCCAGTTGGGAAAATTATTGCCCAAATATTAAAAGTACCGTCTGTTGCTTCTTTTGCTGTATTTGCTACAGCTAAAGAACTAATGGAGCAAAGAAGAGAGTTTATAAATGTAAATGAATTAAAAAATCATCCAGTTAATAATGTCTATAAAGATGTTTCGCAACAATTAAAAATAAAATATGATGTAGAGCTTCCAGATAATATGTTTGAGTTATTTTTCAATAAAGGTGATATAAATATTGCGTATACTTCTAAATATTTTGTTGCGCATACAGAATATTATGATGATAGTTTCAAATTTATAGGACCACCTATATATGACAGAAAGGAAAATATAGATTTTCCATTTGAAAAATTAAAAGGTAAAAAAGTTGCTTATATTTCATTAGGCACAGTTTTTAATAATACTGACAATAAACTTTATGATGTTTTCTTTAAAACCTTCGCTAATACAGATTTCACTGTAGTTATGTCAGCATATAATTTAGAGCTGTCTAAGTTTGATATACCAGATAATTTTATTGTAAGAAATTATGTACCGCAATCAAAAATTTTAAAATATACTGATGTAGCAATAACTCATGCTGGTATGAATAGTACTAGTGACTTAATATATAACAATGTACCTTTTGTAGCAATACCTATTGGAGCAGATCAACCATATATGGCAGGTAGGGCTGCAGAGCTTAAAGCTACCATTTCTCTTGACAAAGATAAGCTTACACCTAAAATACTAAAAAGTTCGGTTGAAAAAGTTTTATATGATTCTAGTTATCTTAAAAACATAAAAAAAATAAGTAATTCTTTTAAGCAGACGGGTGGTTATAAAAAAGCAATTGAAGAAATTTTTAAATTAAAAAAATTAAAACATATTTTAAATTAG
- the adhE gene encoding bifunctional acetaldehyde-CoA/alcohol dehydrogenase, whose product MKVSTTKELDETFELVQKAQKEFSYYSQEKVDEIFRNAAMAAIDARIELAKAAVKETGMGLVEDKVIKNHFAGEYIYNRYKDEKTCGVIEKNEPYGITKIAEPIGVVAAIIPVTNPTSTAIFKSLISLKTRNGILFSPHPRAKKSTILAAKIILDAAVKSGAPENIIGWIDNPTIELTQYLMQKADITLATGGPSLVKSAYSSGKPAIGVGPGNTPVIIDDSANIKMAVSSIILSKTYDNGVICASEQSVIVLKSIYNSVRAEFEKRGAYIIKKDEMDNMRQLIFKDGRINPKIVGQSAYTIASMAGIIVPKTTRILVGEVTSLSEEEPFAHEKLSPILAMYKAEDFDDALNKAVTLVNLGGLGHTSGIYADVIKSQDKIDKFSNAMKTVRTFVNIPTAQGASGDLYNFKIPPSFTLGCGFWGGNSISENVGPKHLLNIKTVAERRENMLWFRVPEKIYFKFGCLQFALRDLKELNKKRAYIVTNKDLYNQNYVEPIIKILESIGIEFKVFSQLEKEADLKTISKGASEMLSFMPDTIIALGGTSAMSAAKLMWVMYEHPEVKFEDLAIKFMDIRKRIYTFPKLGEKAMLVAVTTSAGSGSEVTPFAVVTDDKTGNKYTLADYEMTPNMAIIDAELMMNMSQKLTAYSGMDALVNAIEAYTSVYASEYTNGLALEAIRLILKYLPEAYHNGKSNEKAREKMAHASTMAGMASANAFLGLCHSMAIKLSSEHNIARGVANALLIEEVIKFNAVNNPVKQAPCPQYKYPNTIFRYARIADYINLGGSTDDEKVTLLIKKIHELKEELNIPKSISDAGVSQKSFYDSLDKISERALDDQCTGTNPRFPLTSEIKDMYVNCFKG is encoded by the coding sequence ATGAAAGTCTCAACAACAAAAGAATTGGACGAAACATTCGAATTAGTCCAAAAAGCTCAAAAAGAATTCTCTTATTATTCTCAAGAAAAGGTTGATGAAATTTTTAGAAATGCAGCTATGGCAGCTATTGATGCAAGAATAGAATTAGCAAAAGCAGCTGTCAAAGAAACAGGTATGGGATTAGTTGAAGATAAGGTAATTAAAAATCATTTTGCTGGGGAATACATCTATAATAGGTATAAGGATGAAAAAACCTGTGGAGTGATAGAAAAAAATGAACCATATGGCATTACTAAAATAGCAGAACCCATAGGTGTTGTAGCAGCTATAATTCCTGTGACAAACCCCACATCTACAGCAATATTTAAATCTTTAATATCACTTAAAACAAGAAATGGAATTTTATTTTCACCACATCCTCGAGCCAAAAAATCAACAATACTAGCAGCTAAAATAATACTTGATGCAGCAGTTAAAAGTGGTGCACCAGAAAATATAATAGGATGGATAGATAATCCCACAATTGAATTAACTCAATATTTAATGCAGAAGGCAGACATAACTCTTGCAACTGGTGGACCTTCACTAGTTAAATCTGCCTATTCATCTGGAAAACCAGCAATAGGTGTTGGACCAGGTAATACTCCAGTAATAATAGATGATTCAGCTAATATAAAGATGGCTGTAAGTTCGATAATATTGTCTAAAACTTATGATAATGGAGTTATATGTGCTTCAGAACAATCAGTAATAGTTTTAAAATCAATATATAATAGCGTAAGAGCTGAGTTTGAAAAAAGAGGTGCTTATATAATAAAAAAGGATGAAATGGATAATATGCGCCAACTAATATTTAAAGATGGAAGAATTAATCCTAAAATAGTAGGACAATCAGCGTATACTATAGCATCCATGGCAGGTATAATAGTTCCTAAAACTACAAGGATATTAGTAGGTGAAGTTACTTCTTTAAGTGAAGAAGAACCTTTTGCACATGAAAAATTATCTCCTATTTTAGCTATGTATAAGGCAGAGGATTTCGATGATGCTTTAAATAAAGCAGTAACTCTTGTAAACTTGGGTGGACTTGGTCATACTTCAGGCATATATGCAGATGTAATAAAGTCACAAGATAAAATAGATAAATTTAGCAATGCCATGAAAACTGTAAGAACCTTTGTTAATATCCCGACAGCTCAAGGTGCAAGTGGAGATTTATATAATTTTAAGATACCGCCTTCTTTTACTTTAGGTTGTGGATTTTGGGGTGGAAATTCAATATCTGAAAATGTTGGCCCTAAACATCTTCTAAATATAAAAACTGTAGCTGAAAGGAGAGAAAATATGCTTTGGTTCAGGGTACCAGAAAAAATATATTTTAAATTTGGTTGTCTCCAATTTGCTTTAAGAGACCTAAAGGAGTTAAATAAAAAAAGAGCGTATATAGTTACAAATAAAGATCTTTATAATCAAAATTATGTTGAACCAATAATAAAAATACTTGAAAGTATAGGTATAGAATTTAAAGTATTTAGTCAGTTAGAAAAAGAAGCTGATCTAAAGACTATTAGCAAGGGTGCTTCTGAGATGCTATCTTTTATGCCAGATACTATAATAGCATTGGGTGGAACTTCTGCAATGAGTGCAGCCAAGCTAATGTGGGTAATGTATGAGCATCCTGAAGTAAAATTTGAAGATCTTGCAATAAAATTTATGGATATAAGAAAGAGAATATATACTTTTCCAAAACTTGGTGAGAAAGCTATGTTAGTTGCTGTTACAACATCAGCAGGAAGTGGTTCAGAGGTTACCCCATTTGCAGTAGTGACTGATGATAAAACAGGAAACAAGTATACTTTAGCAGATTATGAGATGACACCAAATATGGCAATTATAGATGCCGAATTAATGATGAATATGTCTCAAAAATTAACTGCCTATTCAGGTATGGATGCACTAGTTAATGCTATAGAAGCATACACATCTGTATATGCTTCAGAATACACAAATGGACTAGCATTAGAAGCTATAAGATTAATCTTAAAGTATTTGCCAGAAGCTTATCATAATGGAAAATCAAATGAAAAGGCAAGAGAAAAAATGGCACATGCGTCTACCATGGCAGGTATGGCATCTGCTAATGCATTTTTAGGGTTATGTCATTCTATGGCAATAAAATTAAGTTCCGAGCATAACATAGCTCGAGGCGTTGCTAATGCATTATTAATTGAAGAAGTAATAAAATTTAATGCAGTTAACAATCCAGTAAAACAGGCACCTTGTCCTCAATATAAGTATCCCAATACAATATTCAGATATGCTAGAATTGCAGATTATATAAATTTAGGAGGAAGTACTGACGATGAAAAAGTCACCCTTTTAATAAAGAAAATACATGAATTAAAAGAAGAATTAAATATACCAAAATCAATAAGTGATGCAGGTGTTTCACAAAAAAGTTTCTATGATTCACTTGATAAGATATCAGAACGAGCTTTAGATGATCAATGTACAGGTACTAATCCTAGATTCCCACTTACAAGCGAGATAAAAGATATGTATGTAAATTGTTTTAAAGGTTAG
- a CDS encoding CoA transferase subunit A → MNNKIVELKKVKSLFKDGMTIMIGGFCNCGTPGRLIDLLVRLNVKNLTIISNDTGYPNKGVGKLIVNNQVKKVIASHIGTNPETGKKFFNKELELELSPQGTLVERIRAGGSGLGGVLTQTGLGTLVERGKKKILIGGKEYLLELPLKADIALVKGSIVDEEGNIFYKGTTKNFNPYMAMAAKTVIVEAENLVKCNELEKEETATPGVVVSYIVKGAA, encoded by the coding sequence ATGAATAATAAGATAGTTGAATTAAAGAAAGTAAAGTCGCTTTTTAAGGATGGTATGACAATTATGATTGGCGGTTTTTGTAATTGTGGTACACCAGGTAGATTAATTGATTTATTAGTCCGTTTGAATGTTAAAAACTTAACGATAATTAGCAACGATACCGGTTACCCTAATAAAGGTGTAGGTAAATTAATAGTAAATAATCAAGTAAAAAAGGTTATAGCATCTCATATAGGTACTAATCCTGAAACAGGAAAAAAATTTTTTAATAAGGAACTTGAATTAGAATTATCACCTCAAGGAACGTTAGTAGAAAGAATACGTGCAGGTGGCTCAGGTTTAGGTGGAGTACTTACTCAAACAGGATTAGGAACTTTAGTTGAAAGAGGAAAAAAGAAAATTCTTATAGGTGGAAAAGAATATTTATTAGAGCTTCCATTGAAGGCTGATATAGCTTTGGTTAAAGGCAGCATTGTGGATGAAGAGGGAAATATTTTTTATAAGGGGACTACAAAAAATTTTAATCCTTACATGGCAATGGCTGCTAAAACAGTAATAGTTGAAGCAGAAAATTTAGTTAAATGCAATGAATTGGAAAAGGAAGAAACTGCAACTCCAGGAGTTGTTGTAAGTTATATAGTAAAGGGGGCTGCTTAG